The genomic region TCCACAGGGTTCTACCAGGTTCTGCAGGTTTCAACAGGGTTCCACAAGGTTCCACAGAGGTCTATAAGGTCCCACATTGGTTCAACAGGGTTTCACAGTTTTCCACTGGGCTCCACAGGGTTCTAAAGGGTTCTATAGGGTTCCTCAGGGCTCCACTGGGTTAAACAGGGCTCCACACGGCTGCTCAGGCTTCTATAATGTTAAACAGGGTTCAACAGGGTTCCACAAGGTTCCTTAGGGTTCCACAGGGCATCACAGGGTTCAACGGGGTTCCACAGGGCTACACAGGGTTCCTCAGGGTTCAACAGGGCTCCACAGGGCTCCACGGGGCTCCACAAGGTTCCAACAGACTCCACATGGTTCTATAAGGTTCCACAGGGCTGCACAGGGTTCCACATTGTTCAACAGGGCTCCATAGGGCTCCACCGGGTTCGACAAGGTTAAACAGGGGTTTCACAGTTTCCAATAGGGCTCCACAGCGTTCTACAAGGTGCCACAGGGTTCAACAGGGTTCAACAAGGTTCAACAGGGCTACACAGGGTTCAGTAGGGTTCCACAAGGTTCAACAGGTTTCAACAGGGTTCCACAAGGTTCCACAGAGGTCTATAAGGTTCCACACGGGTTCAATGGGGTTTCACAGTTTTCCACTGGGCTCCACTGGGCTCCACAGGGTTCTAAAAGGTTCTATAGGGTTCCACAGGGTTCCTCAGGGCTCCACAGGGTTAAACAGGGCTACAAATGGTTCAATAGGGTTCCACAGGGTTCAACAGGGCTCCACGCGGCTGCACAGGGTTCTATAATGTGCCACGGGGTTCAACAGGGTTCCACAAGGTTCCACGGGGCTACACAGGGTTCAGTAGGGTTCCACAAGGTTCAACGGGGCTCCACAGGGTTCCAACAGACTCCACATGGTTCTATAAGGTTCCACAGGGCTGCACAGGGTTCCACATTGTTCAACAGGGCTCCATAGGGCTCCACCGGGTTCAACAAGGTTAAACAGGTTTCAGCAGGGTTCCACAAGGTTCCACAGGGGTTCAACAGGGGTTTCACAGTTTCCAACAGGGCTCCACAGCGTTCTACAAGGTGCCACAGGGTTCAACAGGGTTCAACAAGGTTCAACAGGGCTACACAGGGTTCAGTAGGGTTCCACAAGGTTCAACAGGTTTCAACAGGGTTCCACAAGGTTCCACAGAGGTCTATAAGATTCCACACGGGTTCAACAGGGTTTCACAGTTTTCCACTGGGCTCCACAGGGTTCTAAAAGGTTCTATAGGGTTCCACAGGGTTCCTCAGGGCTCCACAGGGTTAAACAGGGCTACAAATGGTTCAATAGGGTTCCACAGGGTTCAACAGGGCTCTACAGGGTTCAACAGGGCTCCACACGGCTGCACAGGGTTCTATAATGTGCCACTGGGTTCAACAGGGTTCCACAAGGTTCCATGGGGCTACACAGGGTTCAGTAGGGTTCCACAAGGTTCAACGGGGCTCCACAGGGTTCCACATTGCTCCACAGGGTTCTATCAGGTTCTGCAGGTTTCAACAGACTCCATATGGTTCTACAAGGTTCAGCAGCGCTTCACAGGGTTCTAAAAGGTTCCACAGGGTTCAACAGGGTTCCACAAGGTTCAACAGCATTGTACAGGGCTCCACAGGGTTCCACGGGGCTCCATGGGGTTCCACAGGGTTCTACAAGGTTCCACAGTTTTCAACAGGGTTCCACAAGGTTCCACAGAGTTCTACAAGGTTCCATAGCGGTTCAACAGGGTTTCACAGTTTTCCACTGGGCTCCACATGGTTGTACAGCATTCAACAGTGATTCACAGGGTTCTACAGGGTTCCATAGGGTTCTACAGGGTGGTGTGTGGAGTGCTGAACAGACCTGTTTGTAAGTATAAGGgtgtgaggatgaggagggttAGATGAAGTTGATACTTCCTGTGTGGCGAAGATCAGTCGGCTCCACttcctgtcaaacagcagcagctgttgtttGATCTGAATGGTCAAAGTTCAGACGGTAAGACAAGAAGAGGACAGCTGctgaaggaaaacacacacacacacacacacacacacacatttacacacacacacacacagtggagctGGAGGAAAATCTTTTCACTGATGTTTAACGTGTTCATGATGTTTGTGATGGAGCAGAAAATTCATATGATGTAATGTGTTATGTGTCATAAACATGTTGCTGAGGTGCATCCGTCTCTGTACAGTGATCTGGTCTCAGATCAGCTGTGTGCTGATAAAACATGTTCATGTATCAGTGACCATCAGACGCTATCAGCAGcaaacatgtttgtttatcagtaaacatgtttgttcatCAGACTGACATGTTGTTGCTCGTTGTTGTGCCACGTCTCCTCATTAACATGTATGTGAGCTGACTTGTTACCGGTGGTATCTATGTCACAGAGCGTTGAATAAATTCAGTTTCCTCTGTGATGTAACTGGTCTGTGTTAAATGTCTGATCTGAGGTCAgtgacaacactgaataaagtcaTGACCACGACATCACAAACACATGTGACCTGAGTTCTACTGAGTTCTGCAGAGTTCTACTGATCAGACCAAGACATCACAAATACCTCaatctgttttcatttaaacATCAGCAACATCTCTACTGCTCTCTACTGATCTCTACTGAACTCTACTGAActctactgtactctactgATCTCTACTGCTCTCTACTGATCTCAACTGAACTCTACTGAACTCTACTGATCTCTACTGAActctactgtactctactgCTCTCTACTGATCTCTACTGCTCTCTACTGAACTCTACTGTAATCTACTGATCTCTACTGAActctactgtactctactgATCTCTACTGGTCTCTACTGATctctactgtactctactgatctctactgtactctactgAACTCTAATGTGCTCTACTGATCTCTACTGCTCTCTACTGATctctactgtactctactgGTCTCTACTGCTCTCTACTGATCTCTACTGAActctactgtactctactgATCTCCACTGATctctactgtactctactgATCTCTACTGATCTCTACTGATCTCTAATGATCTCTACTGATctctactgtactctactgatctctactgatctctactgtactctactgATCTCTACTGCTCTCTACTGATCTCAACTGAACTCTACTGAACTCTACTGATCTCTACTGAActctactgtactctactgCTCTCTACTGATCTCTACTGTAGTCTACTGATCTCTACTGCTCCCTACTGATctctactgtactctactgATCTCTATTGTACTCTACTGATCTCTACTGATCTCTACTGTAGTCTACTGATCTCTCCTGATCTCTACTGATCTCTGCTGGACTCTACTCATCTCTACTGATctctactgtactctactgATCTCTATTGTACTCTACTGAGCCCTACTGATctctactgtactctactgATCTCTACTGTAGCCTACTGATCTATACTGTACTCTACTGATctctactgtactctactgAGCCCTACTGATCTCTACTGTAGTCTACTGTACTCTACTGATCTCTACTGTACTCTACAGATCTATACGGTACTATACTGATCTCTACTGATctctactgtactctactgAGCTCTGCTGAGctctactgtactctactgATCTCTTATGTACTCTACTGATCTCTACTCAActctactgtactctactgtactctactgATCTCTACTGAACTCTACTCATCTCTACTGGTctctactgtactctactggtctctactgtactctactgATCTCTACTGATCTCTACTGAACTCTACTGGTCTCTGTTGTACTCCACTGATCTCTACTGTGCTCTACTGGTCTTTACTGGTCTCTACTGAACTCTACTGGTCTCTACTGACctctactgtactctactgatctctactgtactctactgATCTCTACTGCTCTCTGCTGTACTCTACTGATCTCTACTGTACTCTAATGGTCTCTACTGATCTCTACTGGTCTCTACTGATCTCTACTTTACTCTACTGATCTCTACTGTGctctactgtactctactgATCTCTATTGTACTCTACTGGTCTCTACTGATCTCTATTGTActctactgtactctactgatctctactgtactctactgatctctactgtactctactggtctctactgtactctactgatctctactgtactctactgGTCTCTACTGATCTCTACTGGTCTCTACTGATCTCTACTTTACTCTACTGATCTCTACTGGTCTCTACTGACctctactgtactctactgatctctactgtactctactgGTCTCTACTGATCTCTACTGGTCTCTACTGATCTCTACTTTACTCTACTGATCTCTACTGTGctctactgtactctactgATCTCTACTGACCTATTTTTATTCGTAACTCGTCTTTTGTCCTGTGAATGTTTCTGtgaatgtttctgtgtttggttTCTGAGCTCTGACTCGTTAACTCTGTCACATTAAAGTCTGTAGACTCAGTAACGACTGTTGGTGTAGTTTATTATGAATGACTTCATCCGATCAGTTTATTATACAGATGATGTCGTTCTGATTGGATTAATAACTGGATCAATAACCGGATCATTAACTGTCAGTATACAGGTTGAAATATTTGTTATAAATCTGTTCCTGATTCAATAATCCTGACTTAATCTGattaattttcttcttctgttaaacactgatttttttgtgtttgttagtTTTCGGAACTTCGGACTGCATTGTCtccacaaacaggaagtgacatcatcaacTCATCAGTTCTGATGGTTCAGTTTCTTCTGACGTCATGACATTGACTTGTTTTTCATGTCGGAATATTTTCAGCTCAGAATCCACCAATCAGGAGTTTGTTTTATATCTGCTTTAAATATTATGATGAaggtgtgacacacacacacacacacacacacacacacacacacacacacacacacacaggtggcgGTTGTTTGTTCGTGTCATGTTTCTGTCGATGAATTAAATCATCAACTTTTCCTCTATAAAACCAAAAACTGAGCCAAGAACATCAGAATGCTCTGAGCAGCTGAACTCAGACCTGATCCACTAGAGCCAGACCTGATCCACCAGAGCTAGACCTGATCCCAGACCAGCCATGGACCGAGGTGAGACACCAGGACCTGAGACATTGCTCCGTTACTGGTTATATGTCTCCTACCTGTCTGAATCTCTAACCTGTCTCTCACCTGTCtcctacctgtctgtctctcagtcgTCCTCCTGCTGTCAGTAGTGTCTCTGGGTGTTtcctctcagccaatcacagacgGCCAGCGCCTGTTCTCCATCGCCGTCAGCAGAGTTCAACATCTCCACCTGCTTGCTCAGAGACTCTTCTCCGACTTTGTAAGTCTTCAGCAGCTGGCAGGGACGGACAGTGACATCAGAGACAAAgacttgtgatgtcattgaccatcagtgtgtttgtgtttgttagGAGAGCACTCTGCAGACGGAGGAGCAGCGACAGCTAAACAAGATCTTCCTGCAGGACTTCTGTAACTCTGATTACATCATCAGCCCCATCGACAAGCACGAGACGCAGCGCAGCTCCGTGAGTCCTGCAGTGTGCGACACTCTGCTACACACTGCTACACTCTGCTACACTCTGCTACACTCGACAACACACTACTACACTCTGCTACACTCTACGACACACTACTACACTTTGCTACACTCTACGACACACTGCTACACTCTGCTACACTCGACAACACACTACTACACTCTGCTACACTCTGCTACACTCGACGACACACTACTACACTCGACGTCACCCTACTACACTCTGCTACACTCGACAACATACTACTACACTCTGCTACACTCGACGACACACTACTACACTCTGCTACACTCGAGGACACACTACTACACTCTGCTACACTCGACGTCACACTACTACACTCTGCTACACTCTGCTACACTCGACAACACACTACTACACTCTACTACACTCGACGTCACACTACTACACTCTGCTACACTCTGCTACACTCGATGACACACTACTACACTCTACTACACTCGACGACACACTACTACACTCTACTACACTCGACGTCACACTACTACACTCTGCTACACTCTGCTACACTCGACGACACACTACTACACTCTGCTACACTCGACGTCACACTACTACACTCTGCTACACTCGACGACACTCTACTACACTCTGCTACACTCTACTACACTCGACGACACACTACTACACTCTNNNNNNNNNNNNNNNNNNNNNNNNNNNNNNNNNNNNNNNNNNNNNNNNNNNNNNNNNNNNNNNNNNNNNNNNNNNNNNNNNNNNNNNNNNNNNNNNNNNNNNNNNNNNNNNNNNNNNNNNNNNNNNNNNNNNNNNNNNNNNNNNNNNNNNNNNNNNNNNNNNNNNNNNNNNNNNNNNNNNNNNNNNNNNNNNNNNNNNNNNNNNNNNNNNNNNNNNNNNNNNNNNNNNNNNNNNNNNNNNNNNNNNNNNNNNNNNNNNNNNNNNNNNNNNNNNNNNNNNNNNNNNNNNNNNNNNNNNNNNNNNNNNNNNNNNNNNNNNNNNNNNNNNNNNNNNNNNNNNNNNNNNNNNNNNNNNNNNNNNNNNNNNNNNNNNNNNNNNNNNNNNNNNNNNNNNNNNNNNNNNNNNNNNNNNNNNNNNNNNNNNNNNNNNNNNNNNNNNNNNNNNNNNNNNNNNNNNNNNNNNNNNNNNNNNNNNNNNNNNNNNNNNNNNNNNNNNNNNNNNNNNNNNNNNNNNNNNNNNNNNNNNNNNNNNNNNNNNNNNNNNNNNNNNNNNNNNNNNNNNNNNNNNNNNNNNNNNNNNNNNNNNNNNNNNNNNNNNNNNNNNNNNNNNNNNNNNNNNNNNNNNNNNNNNNNNNNNNNNNgggctgcccatgacaggcgctctgagcggttgaggggttcagtgccttgctcaggggcacctcggcagtgcccaggaggtgaactggcacctctccagctaccagtccacactccatgttttggtccggacggggacttgaacaggcgaccctccggttcccaacccaagtccctatggactgagctactgccgcccccaaacGACACGACACGCTACTACACTCTGCTACACTCGACGTCACACTACTACACTCTGCTACACTCCAGGAAGCTGTTGTCTCTGTTCTGTCGTCTGATTGGTTGCAGGTGTTGAAGCTGTCGTCTCTGTCCTCTCGTCTGATTGGTTAGACGTGTTGACACTGTTGTCTCTGTCTTGTCGTCTGATTGGTTGCAGGTGTTGAAGCTGTTGTCGATCTCCTATCGGTTGGTGGAGTCCTGGGAGTTCCCCAGTCGGTCCCTGTCCGGAGGTTCTGCTCCCAGAAACCAGATTTCTCCCAAACTGTCTGAATTGAAGACCGGGATCCTGCTGCTGATCAgggtcagcacacacacacacacacacacacacacacacacacgctcactgTAAACATCAGTCTCACCTGATCAGCTGATCTAACCATGTGATTAACCACCTGATCCTGCAGGCCAATCAGGACGGAGCTGAGGTCTTCCCTGACAGCTCCGCCCTCCAGTTGGCTCCTTATGGGAACTATTATCAGAGTCTGGGCGCCGACGAGTCGCTGCGACGAACGTACGAACTGCTGGCGTGTTTCAAGAAAGACATGCAcaaggtgaggaagaggaggaggacggtgatgatgtcatgatctaaaattaatttaataataataataaattttatttgtaagcACTTTTAACAAATGCtcaaagacagttttttttttaaaaatcataaaatagagCTAAGTCAGAATAAAACttgaaaacagcaataaaacagtataaaacacacaaacttatACATTAAAAGCTGATTTAAAAAGGTGAGTTTTGAGCGTGGTCTTGAATGTTGGGAGGTGTGTGCAGATACAGATGGGTTTGGGGAGTGAGTTCCACAGGGAGGGGGCAGTGATGGAGAAGGCCCTGTCCCCCCaggttcggtgcttggtccgTGCAGGTAGTGAGAGGAGGTCGCGGGAGGGGGTGCGGTGGTGGAGTAGGTGtgtgaggtaggagggggcctggttgttgagtgctttgtgtgtgaggaggaggattttgaactgtatgtgatgtgtgatgggaagccagtgtaggCTTtggaggacaggggtgatgtggtctcgGGAGCGGGTGTGGGTGAGCAGGCGGGCAGCGGAGTTCTGGATGTATTGAAGTTTATTGAGGAGTTTGAATGATGAGCCATAGAGGATGCTATTTCAGTAGTCCAGTCTGGATGTGATAAATGCGCGGATGAGGGTTTCTGCAGCAGAGAAGGTGAGTGAGGGGCGGAGACGGGCGATGTTCTTGAGGTGGAAGAAGGCAGTCCTGGTGAAGTGATTGATGTGGTGATCAAACCTTAGCTGGCTGTCAGAGATGACTCCTAGGTTACGGGTGTGTGGTGAGGGAGACAGAGTGCAGTTATCGAAGGTGAGGCAGAGGTTGTGGGTGGCTTTGGTGCCGGATGTGGGGTCAATGATGATTATGTCCGATTTGTCACTGTTCAGTTGGAGATAGTTTGTTTGCatccatgatgttttttcagtgagacagttggtgagtgtggagtgggtggtgttggtgatggCGTGGTGGGGGAGGTGCAGTTGTTTATACTGATGAACTGGTGTCGGTTGGTGAGGTAGGAGTGAATCCAGGAGAGTGCTGTGCCGGTGATGTGGAGAGATGATTCCAGTTGGGAGAACAGGATGGAGTGATTGATAGTGTCGAAGGCTGCTGTGAGGTCAAGGAGGATGAGTATGTTGAGGTGTCCGGAGTCTAAGGAGGATTTAGAACCAAATGTAGTTGCAGAACGTTCACGCTGC from Epinephelus moara isolate mb chromosome 18, YSFRI_EMoa_1.0, whole genome shotgun sequence harbors:
- the gh1 gene encoding somatotropin, with the translated sequence MDRVVLLLSVVSLGVSSQPITDGQRLFSIAVSRVQHLHLLAQRLFSDFESTLQTEEQRQLNKIFLQDFCNSDYIISPIDKHETQRSSVLKLLSISYRLVESWEFPSRSLSGGSAPRNQISPKLSELKTGILLLIRANQDGAEVFPDSSALQLAPYGNYYQSLGADESLRRTYELLACFKKDMHKVETYLTVAKCRLSPEANCTL